The following proteins are co-located in the Clostridiales bacterium genome:
- a CDS encoding methyltransferase domain-containing protein codes for MSPRGSSSTSFLFKSCEQVPYPDNTFDAITVCAAYHHFPDVKNFAKEAYRVLKQDATIYIAEVYYPTVIRVACNPFLPLLKEGDVKFYSPHEIITTIKGAGFIDQSYRINGHIQIVRACK; via the coding sequence CTGTCACCTCGTGGCAGTTCGTCTACAAGCTTTCTATTTAAAAGCTGTGAACAAGTACCTTATCCTGATAATACATTTGATGCGATTACCGTCTGCGCCGCATATCATCATTTTCCAGATGTTAAAAATTTCGCCAAGGAGGCTTACCGTGTATTAAAGCAAGATGCAACGATTTATATTGCTGAGGTGTATTATCCCACTGTCATTCGAGTTGCCTGCAATCCATTTCTCCCTTTATTAAAAGAGGGTGACGTAAAGTTTTATTCACCCCATGAAATTATAACCACGATAAAAGGCGCTGGATTTATAGACCAATCATACAGAATAAACGGTCATATTCAAATCGTACGCGCCTGTAAGTAA
- a CDS encoding D-2-hydroxyacid dehydrogenase, whose translation MKIVILDGYTVNPGDLSWDQLKEFGEFTVYDRTPPELVIERIDDADIIMTNKCLLTKEVLAACPNIKWIGILATGFNNVDLAYTKEHGIPVTNIPAYSTNSVVQLTFSLLLEICNQVRIHSDAVHSGAWQSSEDFCFTRTPQMELWGKTFGIVGFGSIGKNVAKVAEALGMRVLIASKHPDPSFESERIVFTTQQELFAQADVISLHCPLTEENRGLINRSSIQTMKDGVIILNTARGPLINDADLAEALRSGKVAAAGLDVLSAEPPREGSPLFGIPNCIITPHIAWNTKEARSRLINTAVSNLAAFTEGRKLNCVSM comes from the coding sequence ATGAAAATTGTTATCTTAGATGGTTATACCGTCAATCCGGGGGATTTGAGCTGGGATCAGCTGAAAGAATTTGGTGAGTTCACCGTATATGACCGGACACCACCGGAACTCGTTATCGAACGTATTGACGATGCAGACATTATCATGACCAACAAATGCCTCCTGACAAAAGAAGTCCTGGCAGCTTGTCCTAATATAAAATGGATCGGGATTCTCGCTACGGGCTTCAACAATGTGGATTTGGCTTACACCAAAGAACATGGTATCCCCGTTACAAATATCCCCGCCTACTCAACCAATTCTGTTGTACAGCTGACCTTTTCACTGCTGCTTGAAATTTGCAATCAGGTGAGAATTCACAGCGATGCCGTACACTCTGGCGCGTGGCAGTCATCAGAAGATTTTTGCTTTACCAGAACACCGCAAATGGAGCTTTGGGGCAAAACATTTGGAATTGTCGGGTTCGGAAGTATCGGAAAAAATGTAGCCAAGGTCGCAGAAGCGCTGGGTATGCGGGTGCTCATCGCAAGCAAACATCCAGACCCTTCCTTTGAAAGTGAAAGGATCGTCTTTACAACGCAGCAGGAATTATTTGCTCAGGCTGATGTCATAAGTCTTCACTGCCCTTTAACAGAGGAAAACCGTGGTTTGATTAACCGCAGTTCCATTCAAACGATGAAAGATGGCGTTATCATACTAAATACCGCCAGAGGTCCCCTGATCAACGATGCTGATCTTGCGGAGGCACTGAGGTCGGGAAAAGTAGCAGCCGCAGGCCTGGATGTTCTATCTGCAGAACCACCCAGAGAGGGCAGTCCCCTGTTTGGTATCCCAAACTGCATCATAACACCACATATTGCATGGAACACAAAAGAAGCCCGATCGCGTCTCATCAATACGGCAGTATCAAATTTAGCCGCATTCACAGAGGGAAGGAAGCTCAACTGCGTGAGCATGTAA
- a CDS encoding sigma-70 family RNA polymerase sigma factor, with protein sequence MKNQYEKAFFNAYIMIHQKSIERFIASYITSNEDALDIVQNTFECAWKKMHQLKDPEKSKSWIFSIAYNEIRMFYRKRKRDLSFVCDSYSENDIDEIEDKSDNFVEEFNRQEDYQRLHAAIKYLTAKNRRLILLRYVEELSLKEIADVLNINYNSMRVYISRAKQELKEIYHGLDAEDLKYGTK encoded by the coding sequence ATGAAGAATCAATATGAGAAAGCGTTTTTCAACGCCTATATCATGATACATCAGAAAAGTATTGAACGGTTTATAGCTTCTTACATAACATCAAATGAGGATGCGTTGGATATTGTTCAGAATACCTTTGAATGTGCATGGAAGAAAATGCATCAGTTGAAGGATCCTGAAAAGTCGAAGAGCTGGATTTTCTCCATTGCATATAATGAAATCAGGATGTTTTATAGAAAACGAAAGCGTGATCTCTCTTTTGTTTGTGATTCCTATAGTGAGAACGATATTGATGAAATTGAAGACAAATCAGATAATTTTGTGGAAGAATTCAACAGACAGGAGGACTATCAGCGATTACATGCTGCAATAAAATACCTAACTGCAAAGAACAGACGTCTGATCTTGCTTCGCTATGTAGAAGAACTGTCTTTGAAGGAAATTGCAGATGTTCTTAATATTAACTATAATAGTATGCGGGTATATATTTCACGTGCAAAACAGGAATTAAAAGAGATCTATCATGGTTTGGATGCTGAGGACTTAAAATATGGTACAAAGTAA
- a CDS encoding DMT family transporter, protein MDVLKNNAKKIAVMGAVAASFSAIFVRLVDVPPVAIGFYRLTFSVPFFAAAVLMRYRKELLAVKGRQLAGCILGGLFLAGHYFTWFTAISHTTVASAVVLCNLSPIIILIFTVLVFREKTNGKAVTGVALALIGAAVIAGGDYSFAGNAIFGDIMAFLGALFYSLYFLVGRTMRKGINAAVYIFIVFFSCWLAFGIGMVATGTPFTGYSVKDYLFLFAFAMVCQIGAHAVFNWCLGHVSPLYISTIETGESIFAAALAAVFFSEIPTLWQWIGGGIVIVGLLYYHYHEEDNPGKKE, encoded by the coding sequence ATGGATGTACTAAAAAATAATGCAAAAAAAATTGCAGTAATGGGTGCCGTGGCTGCGTCCTTTTCCGCTATCTTTGTTCGACTAGTGGATGTTCCGCCTGTTGCCATCGGATTTTATCGGCTGACGTTCTCTGTTCCCTTCTTCGCGGCAGCAGTCTTGATGCGCTATCGGAAAGAGCTTCTTGCGGTTAAGGGCAGACAACTGGCAGGTTGTATTCTGGGGGGACTGTTTCTAGCAGGACATTACTTCACTTGGTTTACCGCAATCTCCCATACAACGGTGGCAAGTGCAGTGGTACTCTGCAATCTCAGCCCTATCATTATCCTGATCTTCACCGTTCTTGTTTTTCGGGAGAAGACCAATGGAAAAGCCGTAACGGGAGTGGCCTTAGCCCTCATCGGTGCTGCGGTTATCGCTGGCGGCGATTACAGTTTTGCAGGAAACGCAATCTTTGGAGATATTATGGCGTTCTTGGGGGCGTTATTTTATTCCTTGTACTTTCTTGTAGGCCGAACAATGCGAAAAGGTATTAACGCAGCAGTTTATATTTTTATCGTGTTCTTTTCCTGTTGGCTTGCTTTTGGAATCGGTATGGTTGCAACGGGAACTCCCTTCACAGGGTACTCGGTCAAGGATTACCTGTTTTTATTCGCCTTCGCCATGGTATGCCAGATCGGTGCCCATGCGGTATTCAACTGGTGCCTGGGCCATGTTTCACCTCTCTATATCTCAACCATCGAGACAGGAGAATCCATCTTTGCGGCTGCGCTTGCAGCAGTCTTTTTCTCTGAGATTCCGACTTTGTGGCAGTGGATTGGGGGCGGAATCGTAATCGTAGGTTTGCTTTATTATCATTATCATGAAGAGGACAACCCGGGGAAAAAAGAATGA
- the scpB gene encoding SMC-Scp complex subunit ScpB: MTSKKTIKSAFESMLFVWGEPLDVKVAAEIFNMNWKDAYDYFKELQKEYEKDGRGIQIREIDKSFQLCTNPINSEYIERLCTPVKEKKLSQSALEVLAIIAYKQPVTKGEIESIRGIKCERVIEGLVKKDLVTEAGRSSGIGRPILYGTTPAFLKHFGFKDLRELPDIDDIGSVVHEEEEDPPDSLDLQQISIDFIKV, from the coding sequence ATGACAAGTAAAAAGACAATAAAATCTGCATTTGAATCCATGCTCTTTGTCTGGGGCGAGCCTCTTGACGTGAAAGTAGCCGCTGAAATCTTCAATATGAACTGGAAGGATGCTTATGACTACTTTAAAGAGCTCCAAAAGGAATATGAAAAGGATGGCAGAGGCATTCAGATCAGGGAAATTGATAAGAGTTTTCAGCTCTGCACAAATCCGATTAACAGTGAGTATATCGAACGGCTCTGTACGCCGGTAAAGGAAAAAAAGCTTTCTCAATCTGCACTGGAGGTGCTGGCCATCATTGCCTATAAGCAACCAGTGACAAAAGGGGAGATTGAATCTATTCGCGGTATCAAATGCGAGCGGGTTATTGAAGGGCTGGTGAAAAAGGATTTGGTGACAGAAGCAGGAAGATCTTCCGGCATCGGCCGTCCCATTCTTTACGGAACAACCCCAGCCTTTTTAAAGCATTTTGGCTTCAAAGATCTGAGAGAGCTGCCGGATATTGACGATATCGGAAGCGTGGTTCACGAGGAAGAAGAAGACCCTCCGGACAGTTTGGACCTGCAGCAGATATCCATCGATTTTATAAAGGTGTAA
- a CDS encoding DUF4367 domain-containing protein, with the protein MVQSKLCSKDWTKSDEELKRAINQVLEKDPELFAPQMKGGVDYYFLERSRSKPRYQKFLAVVASFLLIVVMSGAFGLWLNQESAVAAKFELERILHNLQGRLSADDDSTYSIEEGTAELTIHSPDHIDRARKFLPKLIFPETGPTGYVFKQLVIQKGTDNGWTVSILYDNAEGEALSVSYMNFEQESSVGVSYNGTVEEVQLDGITAYSWSEITGTSVLNFVNHNIIFTISSTKENDEEKLLAVARQFL; encoded by the coding sequence ATGGTACAAAGTAAGCTGTGTTCTAAAGATTGGACGAAATCAGACGAAGAATTAAAACGGGCGATCAATCAAGTATTGGAAAAAGACCCGGAGTTATTTGCGCCACAAATGAAGGGTGGGGTGGATTACTATTTTCTTGAGAGATCAAGGTCAAAGCCACGCTATCAGAAGTTCCTTGCTGTTGTAGCCTCCTTTCTCCTAATTGTTGTTATGTCAGGAGCGTTTGGTCTCTGGCTGAATCAGGAATCTGCGGTAGCGGCGAAATTTGAACTAGAGCGGATATTGCATAATCTACAGGGGAGGTTGTCGGCGGACGATGATTCGACATATTCCATAGAGGAAGGCACGGCGGAATTAACAATCCACTCCCCCGATCATATTGACAGGGCAAGAAAGTTTCTCCCGAAACTAATCTTTCCAGAAACAGGACCGACTGGATATGTTTTTAAACAACTCGTGATACAAAAAGGTACTGACAATGGTTGGACAGTATCGATTCTATATGATAACGCTGAGGGTGAGGCATTAAGTGTAAGCTACATGAATTTTGAACAGGAAAGTTCAGTGGGCGTTTCCTATAATGGAACTGTGGAAGAGGTCCAGTTGGATGGAATCACGGCTTACTCTTGGAGTGAAATAACAGGAACTTCAGTTCTAAATTTTGTGAATCACAATATCATTTTTACCATAAGCAGCACAAAAGAGAATGATGAAGAAAAACTTTTGGCCGTTGCCCGTCAGTTTCTTTGA
- the mtnA gene encoding S-methyl-5-thioribose-1-phosphate isomerase, with the protein MIDIVPVKYEDGKMLILDQTQLPCAKEYLELKTKEDIWDAIYKLKVRGAPAIGVAAGYGLYHSVKDLEAGSYESFRRQFMEIKEYLASSRPTAVNLFWALDKMEASLIKAKDLSVADIKDVLLKEAELIRQEDEEACKAMGEYGLSLLKPGMGILTHCNAGTIATAKYGTCLAPLYLGHDKGYDFKVFADETRPLLQGARLTAWELNEAGIDTTLICDNMASIVMKNGWVDAVVVGCDRMAANGDGANKIGTSGVAILAHEYGIPFYMFVPTSTIDCNTKSGAEIHIELRNGEEISTLWYIKPMAPEGIKTYNPAFDVTDAKYITAVVTEKGILYPPYEDSIRKLFEQEETK; encoded by the coding sequence ATGATTGATATCGTACCAGTAAAATATGAAGACGGGAAAATGTTGATCCTGGATCAGACGCAGCTGCCGTGTGCAAAAGAATATCTGGAATTGAAGACAAAAGAAGATATTTGGGACGCCATCTACAAGCTGAAGGTTCGCGGTGCCCCGGCTATCGGGGTGGCAGCGGGTTATGGGCTGTATCATTCGGTTAAGGATCTTGAAGCAGGCAGCTATGAATCGTTCCGCAGGCAGTTCATGGAGATCAAAGAGTATCTTGCATCGTCCAGACCTACCGCCGTGAATCTGTTCTGGGCGCTGGACAAAATGGAAGCCAGCCTGATCAAAGCAAAGGATCTATCTGTTGCGGATATAAAAGATGTGTTGCTGAAAGAAGCTGAATTGATTCGTCAGGAAGATGAAGAAGCGTGCAAGGCGATGGGAGAATACGGTCTTTCCCTGCTGAAACCGGGAATGGGAATCCTTACCCACTGCAACGCAGGAACCATCGCTACCGCAAAATACGGCACCTGCCTTGCTCCTTTGTATCTTGGCCATGATAAAGGCTATGATTTTAAAGTATTTGCAGATGAGACACGTCCTCTGCTGCAGGGTGCACGACTTACGGCGTGGGAGCTGAATGAGGCAGGGATCGACACAACACTGATCTGCGATAACATGGCATCTATCGTGATGAAAAACGGTTGGGTAGACGCAGTTGTGGTTGGCTGCGATAGAATGGCCGCCAATGGGGACGGTGCAAATAAGATCGGAACCTCAGGCGTTGCCATCCTAGCACACGAGTACGGCATCCCATTTTATATGTTTGTTCCAACTTCTACCATCGATTGCAATACAAAGTCCGGCGCAGAGATTCATATCGAGCTTCGAAACGGGGAAGAAATCAGTACCCTTTGGTATATAAAACCCATGGCACCGGAAGGGATCAAAACCTATAACCCCGCTTTTGATGTAACAGATGCGAAATACATTACAGCGGTTGTTACAGAGAAGGGCATCCTTTACCCTCCTTATGAAGACAGCATCAGGAAGCTTTTTGAGCAGGAAGAAACAAAGTAA
- a CDS encoding DUF881 domain-containing protein produces MKLKFKVGDNLMLKKLNGIVLFASCFLAGILISLQLNMVQNTDGVGLIPIHVAKAYEEQLSIIRTDKEQAKQKLAEAESKMTKLEEQIISGNLVLKSRMAELETYKMSAGVYDVEGPGITITIKEPEYIKELDILSEYIPEGGSVILFDYDLLVNLMNHLKRAGAEAISINGQRIIATTEFNYVNNAIYINRLPTAPPYIIKATGNPDTMESLLTLRKGILDVMKNQYGLQVRLEKNERIEIPRYSNHIKYKYAEPEE; encoded by the coding sequence ATGAAACTAAAATTTAAAGTTGGTGATAATCTGATGCTCAAGAAGTTAAACGGCATTGTACTCTTTGCCTCCTGTTTCCTTGCAGGGATACTCATTTCGCTGCAGCTTAATATGGTACAAAATACGGATGGAGTAGGGCTTATCCCGATACATGTGGCAAAGGCGTATGAAGAGCAGCTTAGCATCATTAGAACGGACAAAGAACAGGCTAAGCAGAAGCTTGCGGAAGCCGAAAGCAAAATGACGAAGCTGGAAGAACAAATCATCAGTGGAAATTTAGTCTTAAAGTCGAGAATGGCAGAGCTGGAAACATATAAAATGAGTGCGGGAGTCTATGATGTAGAAGGTCCGGGAATTACGATAACAATAAAAGAGCCCGAATATATAAAAGAGCTCGATATTCTGAGTGAATATATCCCCGAAGGGGGAAGTGTGATACTGTTTGACTACGACTTGCTGGTGAACCTTATGAATCATTTGAAACGTGCAGGTGCGGAAGCTATTTCCATCAATGGGCAGCGGATTATTGCCACAACAGAGTTTAACTATGTGAACAATGCAATTTATATCAATAGGTTGCCGACCGCACCACCATACATCATCAAAGCTACCGGAAATCCCGATACAATGGAGTCTTTGCTTACCCTTCGGAAGGGCATCCTTGATGTGATGAAAAATCAATACGGGCTGCAAGTACGTTTAGAGAAAAATGAACGGATAGAAATTCCAAGGTATAGCAATCATATTAAATATAAATATGCAGAGCCTGAAGAATAA
- a CDS encoding chromosome segregation protein ScpA produces the protein MSYKIKLDIFEGPFDLLVYLIENARMSIYDIQISEITDQYVKYIEDIKLLDVNLATEFMVLAAALIEIKSKLLLPRMKPDGDGVIEEDPRTELVQKILEYKRFKAAAELLEQSEEDNQRIFEKPKEDLSPYTKEPDELLNLDIGQFMKAFKMFLLKKKKLEEIRKNYTRVERQKITIESKIEFIINLFRSKEQRRLSFKELLTPGASRYDLVLTFVSMLEMIRQKSISVRQSVNFGEILVSIADSEPDGGSELQEEGEIVS, from the coding sequence ATGTCATATAAGATAAAACTGGATATCTTTGAGGGCCCTTTTGATTTGTTGGTGTATCTCATAGAAAATGCAAGGATGAGCATCTACGATATCCAAATTTCCGAGATAACGGATCAATATGTCAAGTATATTGAAGACATAAAGTTGCTGGATGTGAATCTCGCTACGGAGTTTATGGTTCTTGCGGCTGCACTGATTGAGATTAAATCCAAATTGCTCCTGCCCAGAATGAAACCCGACGGTGACGGGGTGATTGAAGAAGACCCGCGAACAGAGCTTGTACAAAAGATTTTAGAGTATAAACGATTTAAGGCAGCGGCTGAGCTGCTGGAGCAATCGGAAGAGGATAACCAGCGAATTTTTGAAAAGCCGAAAGAAGATCTTTCCCCATATACAAAGGAACCGGATGAACTGCTGAATTTGGATATAGGCCAGTTTATGAAGGCATTTAAGATGTTCCTTCTCAAAAAGAAAAAACTAGAGGAAATCAGGAAGAATTATACAAGGGTAGAACGACAGAAAATCACCATTGAATCAAAGATTGAATTTATTATAAATCTGTTCCGTTCCAAAGAACAGAGACGACTCAGCTTTAAAGAACTGCTGACGCCTGGAGCGAGTCGCTATGATCTTGTTCTGACCTTCGTTTCCATGCTGGAGATGATCCGGCAGAAGAGTATTTCTGTACGGCAGAGTGTAAATTTCGGCGAGATTCTGGTCAGCATTGCTGACAGCGAACCGGATGGCGGCAGTGAACTGCAGGAGGAAGGAGAAATCGTTTCATGA
- a CDS encoding polysaccharide deacetylase family protein: MSELSIIMYHYVRDLARSRFPDIKGLDLNLFKVQIQFLKAHFVPVTMEDVVRAFHDKTPLPQRALLLTFDDGYSDHFANVFPILREEKLQGSFFIPGKTFMEQKLLDVNKIHFTLASADIAILTAELLQRIDDFRQKGVLLPPAKELFDTYAHANRFDQKETIFFKRMLQTVLPKEIRKQLSSELFEKYVEMTEETFAGELYLNQKQISEMRDSGMHIGLHGYDHDWLGNLTRPELEADFSKAFDCMGDFIHQDCWTMCYPYSSYSQKVIRLLKSKGCKLAFTADVRRADTRTDNPFMIPRYDTNDFPPISTRFSEIEGRLI; this comes from the coding sequence ATGAGTGAGCTATCTATTATTATGTACCATTATGTCCGTGACCTTGCACGCAGCAGGTTCCCAGATATAAAAGGGCTGGACCTGAATCTCTTCAAAGTTCAGATTCAGTTTCTAAAAGCACATTTTGTGCCGGTGACGATGGAAGATGTCGTACGGGCATTTCATGATAAAACGCCCCTCCCCCAAAGAGCGCTGCTTCTCACCTTTGATGACGGATATTCCGATCATTTTGCAAACGTCTTCCCGATTCTCAGGGAAGAGAAGCTTCAGGGCTCTTTTTTTATCCCAGGCAAGACATTCATGGAGCAAAAGCTCCTCGATGTGAATAAGATACACTTCACCTTGGCCTCCGCAGACATCGCCATACTGACCGCTGAGTTGCTTCAACGAATCGACGACTTTCGTCAGAAAGGAGTCCTTCTTCCCCCCGCAAAGGAGTTATTTGACACCTATGCTCATGCAAACCGATTTGATCAGAAGGAAACGATCTTTTTCAAACGAATGCTCCAAACTGTCCTTCCGAAGGAAATTCGAAAGCAGCTTTCAAGCGAACTTTTTGAGAAGTATGTTGAAATGACAGAAGAGACATTTGCAGGAGAGCTGTATCTCAACCAAAAACAGATTTCTGAAATGAGGGATTCGGGCATGCATATTGGTCTGCATGGTTACGATCATGACTGGCTTGGGAATCTTACACGTCCCGAACTAGAAGCAGATTTTTCAAAAGCGTTTGACTGTATGGGCGACTTCATTCATCAAGATTGCTGGACAATGTGTTATCCCTATAGTTCCTATAGCCAGAAGGTAATCCGGCTGCTGAAAAGCAAGGGCTGCAAGCTGGCTTTCACAGCTGACGTCAGGAGGGCGGACACACGAACGGATAATCCTTTCATGATCCCCCGATATGATACCAACGACTTTCCCCCTATCAGCACCAGATTTTCCGAAATAGAAGGGAGGCTAATATGA
- a CDS encoding D-alanyl-D-alanine carboxypeptidase codes for MRKMIIVVLIVLISAFGMPAYGEQEVSAPQPPGISAQTAIMIEAKSGEVLYEKNADEKAYPASITKILTALLAIENGDLDKKVKISPNASGVEGSSIYLEVGEKIALRDLVYGLMLRSGNDAAIAISEEIGGSKDGFVEMMNRRAKELGAANTHFANPNGLHDPDHYTTARDMALIAQAAMKNEEFRKVAASKSWETNRGEGKYNYFYNKNKVVYQYDGGNGIKIGYTKAAGRTLVASSERDGMVLICVVMNAPNWFQDTYQLMDYAYSQYVTANIAPGQRPLKAVGIQGGDKNFVLIGPKEDITCPVRKDSDSKISIEYVLPQKPKAPVSRWQEAGELKIYVDGTYLYSTPLYYMEDVE; via the coding sequence ATGAGGAAGATGATTATTGTAGTACTGATCGTCCTGATTTCCGCTTTCGGCATGCCGGCCTATGGGGAACAAGAGGTCTCGGCACCGCAGCCGCCGGGTATCTCAGCCCAGACTGCGATCATGATTGAGGCGAAATCCGGAGAAGTGCTTTATGAGAAAAACGCAGATGAAAAGGCATATCCGGCCAGCATTACCAAAATCCTGACCGCGCTGCTTGCCATAGAAAACGGAGACTTGGATAAGAAGGTTAAGATTTCGCCCAATGCGTCCGGCGTGGAGGGATCTTCCATATATCTTGAGGTGGGAGAAAAAATTGCACTGCGGGATCTGGTCTACGGACTGATGCTGCGTTCAGGAAATGATGCGGCTATCGCAATTTCTGAGGAAATCGGAGGCAGCAAAGATGGGTTTGTTGAAATGATGAATCGCAGAGCGAAAGAACTCGGTGCTGCCAATACCCATTTTGCAAATCCCAATGGCCTACATGATCCTGACCACTATACCACTGCAAGAGATATGGCCCTCATAGCTCAGGCTGCTATGAAAAATGAAGAATTTAGAAAAGTTGCTGCTTCGAAGAGCTGGGAGACCAATCGAGGGGAAGGAAAATACAACTATTTTTATAATAAGAACAAGGTTGTATACCAATATGACGGGGGAAACGGGATCAAAATCGGGTATACCAAGGCTGCGGGAAGAACTCTGGTGGCATCCTCTGAGCGAGACGGTATGGTATTGATCTGCGTTGTGATGAATGCACCGAACTGGTTTCAGGATACCTATCAGCTCATGGACTATGCATACTCGCAGTATGTGACTGCAAATATTGCTCCGGGACAGCGCCCGTTAAAAGCAGTAGGAATTCAGGGCGGAGATAAGAACTTCGTGCTGATCGGACCAAAGGAAGATATTACCTGTCCGGTGAGAAAGGATTCTGACAGCAAAATTTCCATCGAATATGTTCTGCCTCAAAAACCAAAGGCGCCTGTATCAAGATGGCAGGAAGCCGGGGAACTGAAAATTTATGTAGACGGTACTTACCTCTATTCCACGCCACTCTACTATATGGAGGATGTGGAATAA
- the purD gene encoding phosphoribosylamine--glycine ligase, which translates to MKVLIVGGGGREHAIAWKLAQSSKVDKLYCAPGNAGIAEVAECIPVRAEDIDGICSFAAENKIDLTVIGPEVPLSLGIVDALAERGLAAFGPNRKCAQLEGSKAFTKAFLARHSIPTAGYREFSDLEELKKAVGIFGYPMVIKADGLAAGKGVVIAEDRETALNAIEQIMGDKVFGSAGDKVVVEEYLTGIEASVLCFVDRKTIVPMESAQDYKRIFDGDQGPNTGGMGTYSPSLIFDEKLEAQIRERILEPTLKGFQEDGLDFKGVLFIGLMITEEGPKVIEFNNRFGDPETQSVLPRMKSDLLDIMVAVTEDRLSEQTILWSDQKAVCVVMASGGYPGDYERAKEIKGLDSVDKDVLVFHSGTKRRSSSSVILTDGGRVLGVTALGSSHEEARQRAYCNVERISFEGAQYRNDIGRLNKR; encoded by the coding sequence ATGAAAGTTTTAATCGTAGGCGGCGGCGGGCGTGAGCATGCTATCGCATGGAAACTGGCACAGAGCAGCAAGGTGGACAAGCTTTATTGTGCTCCCGGCAATGCGGGGATTGCTGAGGTTGCAGAGTGCATCCCTGTCAGAGCAGAAGATATCGATGGGATTTGCTCCTTCGCAGCGGAAAATAAGATTGATTTGACGGTCATAGGGCCGGAAGTACCGCTTTCTTTAGGAATTGTGGATGCACTTGCGGAAAGAGGGCTGGCAGCCTTCGGGCCAAATCGGAAGTGCGCTCAGCTTGAGGGCAGCAAAGCGTTTACAAAGGCATTTCTTGCAAGGCACAGCATTCCCACGGCAGGATATCGGGAGTTTTCTGATTTAGAGGAGCTCAAAAAGGCGGTGGGGATTTTCGGATATCCTATGGTCATTAAGGCAGATGGCTTGGCCGCAGGCAAGGGCGTTGTCATTGCAGAGGACAGGGAAACCGCTCTCAACGCAATCGAGCAGATCATGGGAGACAAGGTTTTCGGCTCTGCAGGAGACAAGGTTGTTGTTGAGGAGTATTTAACGGGAATTGAAGCCTCTGTTCTGTGTTTCGTAGATCGCAAGACCATTGTGCCAATGGAATCCGCTCAAGATTATAAGCGGATTTTTGACGGGGATCAAGGCCCGAATACAGGTGGAATGGGTACCTATTCTCCCAGTCTCATCTTCGATGAAAAACTGGAAGCGCAGATCAGGGAAAGGATCCTGGAGCCCACGTTGAAAGGCTTTCAGGAGGATGGTCTTGATTTTAAAGGAGTGCTCTTTATTGGCCTTATGATTACCGAGGAGGGGCCCAAGGTCATTGAGTTTAATAATCGCTTTGGGGATCCGGAAACCCAGTCTGTCCTTCCCAGAATGAAATCTGATTTGTTGGATATTATGGTCGCAGTGACAGAAGACCGTCTGTCGGAACAGACTATTCTCTGGAGTGATCAGAAGGCGGTTTGTGTTGTCATGGCATCAGGCGGATATCCGGGAGATTATGAAAGAGCGAAAGAAATCAAAGGATTGGATTCGGTCGATAAGGATGTGCTGGTGTTTCACAGCGGAACCAAGAGAAGATCTTCTTCATCTGTGATTTTAACTGACGGAGGAAGAGTTCTCGGGGTCACTGCATTGGGCAGCAGCCATGAAGAGGCCAGACAGAGGGCATATTGCAATGTGGAGCGGATTTCCTTTGAAGGTGCGCAGTATAGGAATGATATCGGCAGGCTGAACAAACGATAA